In one Lolium rigidum isolate FL_2022 chromosome 3, APGP_CSIRO_Lrig_0.1, whole genome shotgun sequence genomic region, the following are encoded:
- the LOC124702276 gene encoding mitogen-activated protein kinase 5 encodes MDGAPVAEFRPTMTHGGRFLLYNIFGNQFEITSKYQPPIMPIGRGAYGIVCSVMNFETREMVAIKKIANAFDNNMDAKRTLREIKLLRHLDHENIVALRDVIPPPIPQSFNDVYIALELMDTDLHHIIRSNQELSEEHCQYFLYQLLRGLKYIHSANVIHRDLKPSNLLLNANCDLKICDFGLARPSSESDMMTEYVVTRWYRAPELLLNSTDYSAAIDVWSVGCIFMELINRAPLFPGRDHMHQMRLITEVIGTPTDDDLGFIRNEDARKYMRHLPQFPRRPFAGQFPKVQPAALDLIQRMLTFNPLQRITVEEALEHPYLERLHDVADEPICTDPFSFDFEQHPLTEDQMKQLIFNEALELNPNFRY; translated from the exons ATGGACGGCGCTCCGGTGGCCGAGTTCCGGCCGACCATGACGCACGGCGGCCGGTTCCTCCTCTACAACATATTCGGGAACCAGTTCGAGATCACCTCCAAGTACCAGCCGCCCATCATGCCCATCGGCCGCGGCGCCTACGGGATCGTCTG CTCGGTGATGAACTTCGAGACGAGGGAGATGGTGGCGATCAAAAAGATCGCGAACGCATTCGACAACAACATGGATGCCAAGCGcacgctgcgggagatcaagctgCTCAGGCACCTCGACCACGAGAAC ATCGTCGCCCTCAGGGACGTGATCCCGCCGCCGATCCCGCAGTCCTTCAACGACGTGTACATCGCGCTGGAGCTCATGGACACGGACCTCCACCACATCATCCGCTCCAACCAGGAGCTCTCAGAAGAGCACTGTCAG TATTTCCTATACCAGCTGCTGCGCGGGCTCAAGTACATCCACTCGGCGAACGTGATCCACCGGGACCTCAAGCCCAGCAACCTGCTGCTCAACGCCAACTGCGACCTCAAGATCTGCGACTTCGGCCTGGCGCGCCCCTCCTCGGAGAGCGACATGATGACGGAGTACGTGGTGACGcggtggtaccgcgcgccggagCTCCTATTGAACTCCACCGACTACTCGGCCGCCATCGACGTCTGGTCGGTGGGGTGCATCTTCATGGAGCTCATCAACCGGGCGCCGCTCTTCCCGGGCAGGGACCACATGCACCAGATGCGGCTCATCACCGAGGTCATCGGCACCCCCACCGACGACGACCTGGGCTTCATCCGCAACGAGGACGCCAGGAAGTACATGAGGCACCTGCCCCAGTTCCCGCGCCGCCCCTTCGCCGGGCAGTTCCCCAAGGTGCAGCCCGCCGCGCTCGACCTCATCCAGCGGATGCTCACCTTCAACCCGCTGCAGCGGATCACAG TTGAGGAGGCCCTGGAGCACCCGTACCTGGAGCGACtacacgacgtcgccgacgagccCATCTGCACGGACCCCTTCTCCTTCGACTTCGAGCAGCACCCCCTCACGGAAGACCAGATGAAGCAGCTCATCTTCAACGAAGCCCTCGAACTGAACCCAAACTTCCGATACTAG
- the LOC124698176 gene encoding uncharacterized protein LOC124698176 isoform X1, translating into MAELPTTEPEEEKLYAGNAEADVEICGGLDEHSQQQHPDSVLMELERAKSKLNRTTITGLVSQHLFEWKEHNSQPLEWKKRLSTALDVARGVEYLHSLAPSISGSVYQWRQDLY; encoded by the exons ATGGCTGAATTGCCCACGACAGAACCTGAAGAGGAGAAGTTGTATGCGGGAAATGCTGAAGCTGATGTGGAGATCTGTGGCGGTCTCGACGAACACTCACAGCAGCAGCACCCTGACTCGGTTCTCATGGAGCTCGAGCGGGCGAAGTCAAAGCTGAACAGAACCACGA TTACTGGACTAGTCAGTCAACATCTGTTTGAGTGGAAAGAACACAATTCACAGCCCTTGGAATGGAAGAAACGACTGAGCACTGCCCTTGATGTTGCGAGAGGTGTTGAGTACCTGCACAGCCTTGCACCGTCAATCAGTGGAAGTGTGTATCAGTGGAGACAAGACTTATATTGA
- the LOC124698176 gene encoding uncharacterized protein LOC124698176 isoform X2: MAELPTTEPEEEKLYAGNAEADVEICGGLDEHSQQQHPDSVLMELERAKSKLNRTTILHTYNEHANTLFRGDPFSVEIGEEFCSICSTSSHRGSPCLG, encoded by the exons ATGGCTGAATTGCCCACGACAGAACCTGAAGAGGAGAAGTTGTATGCGGGAAATGCTGAAGCTGATGTGGAGATCTGTGGCGGTCTCGACGAACACTCACAGCAGCAGCACCCTGACTCGGTTCTCATGGAGCTCGAGCGGGCGAAGTCAAAGCTGAACAGAACCACGA TTCTTCATACATACAATGAACATGCCAACACTCTCTTCCGAGGAGATCCTTTCTCAGTTGAAATAGGGGAGGAGTTTTGTAGCATCTGCTCTACAAGCAGTCACAGAGGCTCACCATGTCTAGGATAG